The DNA window CTGAATATCTAGATTTCCGAGTCAGCGGTTCCGCTCATTCCATCGACGACCGGTGGAAAAACAGTGACTTGAAGCTCCGGAGACGCCGCAGCAGCTGTAGCTTGGGAGATTTGTTATCGTTTTCTGAATTAGCGAACAAGAAGAGCGTGGTCAAGCTGTGGGACAATTTGAGTAATTTGGGGTTAGGGCTAGATCTCAATCGCAACTCATTTGGAGACGAAATCGACACAGCAGGGCTGGACATTGCATCGATTTTTGGCTGGAACAGCAGGATTTCAGCTGTTCCGGCTTCATCGTCGCCTGCGGTGGTTGTGTCCGCCTCTACGAACGAATCCAAAAATGTTGAATTGAAGGTGTGGGACACTCGCGCCGCATTTCAGTTACCGGCGATAATCGCAGAGTGGAGACCGACTTTGGGAAAAATTGTGGGGGTCTACACCGGCGGCGTGGATAAAGTTTACGTCAGAGATGACGGCAGTGGAGATTTGACGGTTGGTGACATGCGGAAAGCGAGCTCGCCGTTAGAGAATTTGACGGAATCTGACTCGGAGACATGGTGGGATGCGGACGCCGGTGATGAGACCATTGAGGACTTGGTCAGAACTGAACGATGGTGATTAGCTGTGTTGCGACGCTGTTACGGCCTTAGCTGGCGCACCCGAAAATAGGTGGAAATCAATTGCTCAATGGTAGGTAGAAGGGCAGTTTTGTAAATATCTTTATGCTTTCATtatgaaagaacaaaaattattGCTGCTTATTCTAATTCCCATTTATTTGGAGTATTTATTACTTAGTTATTTTATAGGAAAAAAATATTGCTGCTGATAAATGATAATGGGCAACTCCAACGAGGGTTCCTATAATTGTACTGTAAGAACTCATTTGTACTTTACATACTCTCTTGCATACTTTTCATGTAATACTATTCCAACAATGAGTTCCTAAATGAATAAAAAGTGCCCTACCAATACTAGCTCCCTCCAAAGTCTTTATTGTGAAAGTGGTAGTTATACTTCCCCTCAAATTTTGAGAACTCATTTTGGGTTCCCAATTGAGTTCCCCACCAAAATCTTCATTGTGAAAGTGGTTGTTATACTTCCTCTCAAATTTTAAGAACTCGTTTTGGGTTTTCAAATTTAAGAACTCAAAATGAGTTCCCAAATATGTATACTCCTTTGCATACCAACGAAATTTTAAATCTCAATATGAAAATTGTTAGTTAAAAATGTATGCGTACTCCTTTACATAGTGCTAAACTctagataaggatgaaaaatatGCATTGAAATGGGGAAAATACATGTATTTTCAGTTAAAAAAATTCGATGAGAGAGTGTTCATCACATATggtatattattttcttttgataagtAATAATTATTTCATTAATAAAATGTCAAAGCACCATGTAAACAAAACATGTGAATCCAAAACAGACCTAGCAAAGATACTACCCCCACCAATCACAGGAGACCGAAACCCACCCAATAAAAACCACCATCACACGAGGACAAAAGCCTTCCTCATATGGGAAAATATAGCCCTAAACACATGACATATAATGATATGCTATAATTAATCATTAACAAGTGTTATTAGAGCACCCGTTATCAATACACTATTTTATATTATGTCCACCGTTTTCCTTAAGTTTGTTGACGTTTTCTGAATGCTAACTTGATCCTTCAAGGCTCGTTGGGCATAAATTGTAAGAAAATTAGACGAAAGTCACAAAACACGTTTCGTTTGAGGCACACGTATCAAATGAGTAAATAAAATGAGGGATTTCCTAGGTTGGACTGGACAAATTGTCAAATTCTTAAAGTGAACACAATGGCTTACGTATTATTAGGATATACGTATatagtttaattaattagttttcaaCGCGTTCAGATTTTCTACTGAGTGTTTCATAATCAATTGTAGTGAGTCGTTGTTTGATCCCAATATTTGACCGCATATATAGTATCCcacacaataaaataaaaatcacatGTTACAGATGATTGGAAAATGTCACATGCGAGTACGACCACCACTTTCACAAGTGTTGGGCATGCATAAACGCAAAACCTAATTTGCGGCGGGGTGTTTTCACATATTAAAAGCCATTGTACGCctgctttgaattttgattgagAAATAATTAAATGGCAGTTGGGAGGAATCTCGCAAATTAATTAAATCCAATATATTTTAGTTACAAAAATGTTAGGATCccaataaaaaacatctcagttatcccagtaGTGGATCTTATCTCTcaattgatgtaagtgtaggggcgcACGAAAAGTGATGATTGAATCACAGAGTGACACATCCAATACTGGAATAATTGAGATACTTTTTACTGGGATTGCTATCACTTCTGTTTTAGTTATAAACACCTAGATAATcatgatattattatttttctttattttttgaaagcCATAATAATAAGTAATATTGTTGGGTTATATAGTAGTTGTACCTACTGATCTTATTCAGTGTCGTGTTTGCATTATAATATTTGGATTCCACATGATCATCAATTAAAGAAAGACAAGATGTAAAGCAGCTTGCGCCGTCGACAGCGCTTGAAGGTTCATCGTAGCGGACAATCATCGATCCCTTGAGGCCATTCAGCGAAATGACGTGGGTCCATAGGTTTACGTTAGGACCAAACTTAGCTAAATGGGCTTGGGTTTAGGCCTAGCTTTAAAAGCCATATCGAATTATCGAGCCCTTTATTTTGTTCACGGTGAGTTTTTAGTTATATCCCGGTCTTTTCCAACTACACCCCTTTATATCCACACTCCTAAAAATTTTCGATATTTCTAATCAAGCCACAAGTAGCGAAAGTATCATACAATTCTGAAATACACCCCAAGCCCTTGGCAGCTAAGGCCTTGATTTGGAAGATGGAGAGAGAAGACCAGGCCAGATCAAGTTGGAACTGATTCAACGCCTCTGCTTTATTGTAATTTGTGTTTGTGGAGGTCACACAACTGAAGGCTGAGATGGCTGAGTGAATGAAGGAGATGATTCTAATATCTTTATAAAGCACCATACCACATTGGAGATGGAGAGCCATTGAGGGATCTGAGAGTGGCGGTGACGAGGTTTCTTGACGTTTGCATTGAGAGTGGGATTTTGTATTGAAGGGAGACGAGTGTGTTTTGGAGAGTCACCATTACTGGTGGTGAAGGTGAGAGAGGGGTTGAAGAGGGTGGGGTGTGAGGAGCTCACGCTTAAAAAATAACAAGGTTAAGGCAAAGCCAACATAAATCATGGCGTGGTTAATAAAATTTGGGGTCGACTAAAATTTACCTTTGTTCATACTGTACAATCGATTGAAGTTGGGCCCTTGATATGTGCTGGACAACGTTCAATTTATTTGGATCCATTAGTTTTAGCTTTTATGTTCTAAGTTGATAGGTCCATTGTCATTACTTAATACAATAATTGACATTACTTAATTGTCAATGTTCTCTAAAGCTAGCTGATCTTTTCGTTTtccttaaaatttcaaaaagattaacaaaaaggaaaagaacccTATACATGAACAAGAACGAATCCGTCATTTTGCAAGGAAGTAAGCCTTGTTTGGCGAGCAGAAGAAATGGGCGGCGGATGTTGGTGTAAAGAGAGGAATATCAGCCAGACAATAATTCTGTTCATTCAaatcaacaccaccaccatcacaatTCTCACGAATAACGTTTGTTTCAGACTTGGAATCCGCTGTTTGCGGTGCTATTTTTTGATCTCCCGAACTCGAACGCCCGGTGAGTTTCTGGACCAAGCCCATAAAATCTTCAGGTTTCGTATGGATAATCTTCGGAGAATGCGTGTAAGTAATGACCGGACGACGCTGCTGCTGTTTTGGAGCTAAAACGGAGGAGGACCATGAATTGGAGGAGGTAGATTTGTGTATGAGATGCGAATCCTTGTGGATCCTCAACAGGGAAGGACGTAGACAGTTGATCTCCCTCCTGCTGCCGCTATGATGATCAAGATCAAGATTGCAAGCAGGactcatgatatatatatatatatggttcaaacaaaacaaacactcCGTCTCGCACTCTGGAAACTTAATTAAACAGAAAGGAAGAGCGAAATGGATGTGAAGGGGAACGTGGTTGCTGTTTGGTATACATATAAGGGGCTCAATAATCACTATAGCCACCGATTCCGACTGTTGGAGGTAGCAAGCAGGCCTTGAAACTCTGGAgtctttgtttatatatatattataaaagtAGTCTTTATCcatatatgtttgtttattaACATTGATTACCACCACTTGTGCTACTTGGGCTTGGTCGGCGATGTCAAAATTGTTGTATGATCTCGACATTATCCGATACATAACGTGTTTATTGGGTGATTACTTGAGTGAATAAATGTCAGGATCCAAGAAGGAGAGTACTGGTTTCAAAATTCAAGCAACTGTGCCGAAATTAAGTAAAGACGGAGAGGGGGCTACTTGAGAGACGTTAGACATATATtgagattttattttgaaaaagagTTGTAGAAAGTGCAATTTTGTAAGTTAGGAAACAAATAAGGCAATAAATTTGATAGAGATGTGTGGGGCATACACTTATGTATCAACTCGCAATGTTTATGTATCTATTTGGGTGTCCacaataggtttttttttttttcggtttttgacataaaaataacCAATCAATCAATTGGTTATTGGCGGTTTGATCGATTTTTTCGATTTTTCGGTTGATCCTCACTAACATATTTTGACAATAACCAATCGATTGGTTCGGTTCGAATGGTTGATTTGAACAACCCTAATATATATACTTCTTCAACATCAATGAATGTTTATCTTGTTTGGATTCCTTCGTTACTTCGTAAATATTGATTTCTTGAAAGTGGTTATTCAAAAACATAAACTATTCATAAAAGTTGAATCTTTGTTCCCATTAATGGAAAAGAATTGCTGTTGCGgcttcaaatatttgaaaaaggcttttattctttctttatgttgtccttttaggatttcttcaGTTATTCTGTGCAGCCACGTATAGTCA is part of the Tripterygium wilfordii isolate XIE 37 chromosome 7, ASM1340144v1, whole genome shotgun sequence genome and encodes:
- the LOC120001265 gene encoding uncharacterized protein LOC120001265, with amino-acid sequence MEIPVINRLSDFEAGMNSLQIPSFLSQIVTFTGIENLLQAYSFWKWGALILALLASFTTLVNRIRILIIRFRFQANQSLPTKPLIEDDDYDSESDSSCSSSDDEEDEPAASPSSPRWRPTEYLDFRVSGSAHSIDDRWKNSDLKLRRRRSSCSLGDLLSFSELANKKSVVKLWDNLSNLGLGLDLNRNSFGDEIDTAGLDIASIFGWNSRISAVPASSSPAVVVSASTNESKNVELKVWDTRAAFQLPAIIAEWRPTLGKIVGVYTGGVDKVYVRDDGSGDLTVGDMRKASSPLENLTESDSETWWDADAGDETIEDLVRTERW
- the LOC120002510 gene encoding uncharacterized protein LOC120002510 — encoded protein: MSRSYNNFDIADQAQVAQVVVINVNKQTYMDKDYFYNIYINKDSRVSRPACYLQQSESVAIVIIEPLICIPNSNHVPLHIHFALPFCLIKFPECETECLFCLNHIYIYIMSPACNLDLDHHSGSRREINCLRPSLLRIHKDSHLIHKSTSSNSWSSSVLAPKQQQRRPVITYTHSPKIIHTKPEDFMGLVQKLTGRSSSGDQKIAPQTADSKSETNVIRENCDGGGVDLNEQNYCLADIPLFTPTSAAHFFCSPNKAYFLAK